A genomic window from Quercus lobata isolate SW786 chromosome 10, ValleyOak3.0 Primary Assembly, whole genome shotgun sequence includes:
- the LOC115963116 gene encoding thaumatin-like protein 1, with amino-acid sequence MEIQALLGLSLAFLFFSGAHSVTITLTNKCSYTVWPGTLTGGGGAQLSSTGFELDTGASTTLDVPATWSGRIFGRTQCSTDSTGKFSCLTADCASGQVACNGAGAIPPASLVEFTLSGSGGNDFYDVSLVDGFNLPLSITPQGAASCQSTSCPGNVNSVCPSELAMTGPDGSVIACKSACLALNQPQYCCTGAFGTPATCPPTNYSMIFKNQCPQAYSYAYDDKTSTFTCPTGANYLITFCP; translated from the exons atggaAATCCAAGCACTTCTAGGCCTTAGCTTGGCATTCCTCTTCTTTTCTG GGGCTCACTCAGTGACAATCACATTAACAAACAAGTGCTCCTACACAGTATGGCCAGGAACCCTAACTGGTGGTGGAGGGGCACAATTATCATCAACTGGTTTTGAGCTAGACACCGGAGCTTCAACAACCCTTGATGTTCCTGCTACATGGTCGGGCCGAATTTTTGGTCGAACTCAATGCTCCACTGATAGTACCGGCAAGTTCTCTTGTTTAACAGCCGACTGTGCCTCTGGCCAGGTTGCATGCAATGGCGCAGGTGCCATCCCACCAGCATCACTCGTAGAATTCACTTTATCCGGCTCTGGAGGAAATGATTTCTATGATGTTAGCCTCGTAGATGGGTTCAACTTGCCTTTATCAATAACCCCACAAGGCGCAGCCAGTTGCCAAAGTACGAGCTGCCCGGGGAATGTAAACAGTGTATGCCCGTCAGAGCTAGCCATGACAGGACCTGATGGCAGCGTGATTGCTTGCAAGAGTGCATGTTTGGCTTTGAATCAGCCACAATACTGTTGCACTGGCGCTTTTGGCACCCCGGCTACATGTCCACCTACCAACTATTCCATGATTTTCAAGAACCAGTGCCCTCAGGCTTATAGTTATGCCTATGATGATAAAACTAGCACATTTACGTGCCCTACTGGAGCTAATTATCTTATTACATTCTGTCCTTAA